The proteins below are encoded in one region of Tsuneonella sp. CC-YZS046:
- the sppA gene encoding signal peptide peptidase SppA — MSFAGKVWRLLVGIKDGLSLLFLLLFFALLYGALTMRPSPGMVREGALLLDLDGSVVEEAADIDPLQLLLSDTFPPGEYPARDLVRAIDAAAQDKRIKVIVLDLSRFLGGGQVHLAEIGAALDRARAAKKPVLAFANAYVDDGMMLAAHASEVWVDPMGGAVITGPGGQRPYFGGLLQMLQVKAHVFRVGTYKSAVEPFLRNDMSPEARENAASLYQAMWQEWQADVKKARPKADLAKVTRDPVQWLTASRGDAARAALAAGLVDRLGDKAAFGNRVARLAGADSWDNSPGAYAHTSLDAWLAAVKPPKPGKAIGVITVAGEIVDGDAGPGTAGGDRIAELLDEALTDDLAALVVRVDSPGGSVMASEEIRRAILRHKARRIPIVVSMANVAASGGYWVSTPADRIFAEPGTITGSIGIFAVVPTFEDTLAKWGITSDGVRTTPLSGQPDLLGGLNPETQAMAQAAIENGYARFLTIVAKSRGKTPAQVNEIAQGRVWDGGTARQIGLVDQYGGLDDALAWAAGKAGLKDGGWHAKYLGSKTDPYRSLLQEMLRKDSEQAAPAHDFIALLTARQAGFGQALAKNARLLLSAQGAQAYCLECPQRQASAPAGGQADFGPLFTLARWIGAPNAH, encoded by the coding sequence ATGAGTTTCGCGGGCAAGGTGTGGCGGCTGCTGGTGGGGATCAAGGACGGCCTTTCCCTGCTTTTCCTGCTCCTCTTCTTCGCGCTGCTCTATGGCGCGCTGACCATGCGGCCCAGTCCCGGAATGGTGCGGGAGGGCGCCCTGCTGCTCGACCTCGACGGCTCGGTCGTCGAGGAAGCGGCGGACATTGATCCTTTGCAGCTTCTGCTGTCCGACACCTTTCCCCCCGGGGAATATCCCGCGCGCGACCTGGTGCGCGCGATAGATGCCGCCGCGCAGGACAAGCGGATCAAGGTGATCGTGCTCGATCTCTCCCGCTTCCTGGGCGGCGGGCAGGTCCATCTGGCGGAGATCGGCGCAGCGCTGGACCGGGCGCGGGCCGCGAAGAAGCCGGTGCTGGCCTTCGCCAATGCCTATGTCGACGATGGCATGATGCTGGCCGCCCATGCCAGCGAGGTATGGGTCGATCCGATGGGCGGCGCGGTCATCACCGGACCGGGCGGGCAACGCCCCTATTTCGGGGGGCTGCTACAGATGCTGCAGGTAAAGGCGCATGTCTTCCGGGTCGGCACCTACAAATCGGCGGTCGAGCCGTTTCTGCGCAACGACATGTCGCCCGAAGCGCGGGAAAACGCGGCCTCGCTCTATCAGGCGATGTGGCAGGAATGGCAGGCGGATGTGAAGAAGGCCCGTCCCAAGGCCGATCTGGCAAAGGTCACGCGCGATCCGGTGCAATGGCTGACGGCCAGCCGGGGAGACGCGGCCAGGGCCGCCCTCGCCGCGGGTCTGGTCGACCGGCTGGGGGACAAGGCGGCCTTCGGCAACCGGGTCGCCCGGCTCGCCGGCGCGGACAGCTGGGACAACAGCCCCGGCGCCTATGCGCATACCTCGCTGGACGCCTGGCTGGCGGCGGTAAAGCCGCCCAAGCCCGGCAAGGCCATCGGAGTGATAACGGTGGCGGGCGAGATCGTGGATGGCGACGCCGGCCCCGGCACCGCCGGCGGAGACCGGATCGCCGAATTGCTGGACGAGGCCTTGACGGACGATCTGGCCGCGCTGGTCGTGCGGGTGGATTCGCCCGGTGGATCGGTCATGGCCTCCGAGGAAATCCGCCGCGCGATTCTCCGCCACAAGGCGCGCAGGATACCTATCGTCGTCTCGATGGCCAATGTCGCGGCCAGCGGGGGATACTGGGTGTCCACCCCGGCGGACCGGATCTTCGCGGAACCCGGGACCATCACCGGCTCGATCGGCATATTCGCGGTGGTGCCTACCTTCGAAGATACGCTGGCCAAGTGGGGGATCACCAGCGACGGCGTCCGCACCACGCCGCTGTCCGGCCAGCCCGACCTGCTGGGCGGCCTCAATCCCGAAACCCAGGCGATGGCGCAGGCCGCGATCGAGAACGGCTATGCCCGCTTCCTCACCATTGTCGCGAAATCGCGCGGCAAGACACCGGCTCAGGTCAACGAGATCGCGCAAGGGCGCGTCTGGGATGGCGGGACCGCGCGGCAGATCGGCCTGGTCGACCAATATGGCGGCCTCGATGACGCGCTGGCCTGGGCGGCCGGGAAGGCGGGGCTGAAGGATGGCGGATGGCATGCGAAATATCTCGGCAGCAAGACCGATCCCTATCGCTCCCTGCTGCAGGAAATGCTCCGCAAGGACAGCGAACAAGCCGCCCCGGCCCATGATTTCATTGCGCTGCTGACCGCGCGCCAGGCCGGATTCGGACAGGCCCTTGCGAAGAACGCGCGCCTGCTGCTCAGCGCCCAGGGCGCACAGGCCTATTGCCTCGAATGCCCGCAACGCCAAGCATCGGCCCCGGCGGGCGGGCAGGCGGATTTCGGCCCGCTTTTCACCCTCGCGAGGTGGATAGGGGCACCCAACGCGCATTGA
- a CDS encoding L,D-transpeptidase family protein, whose translation MPGKKGAAHSLVYGGLFALASLGWAGPALAADAPAGTANPASAPDAAIAAQLRERTSGALRKFYAGRDYRPLWISRGKVGPEAQTLLSYLESARLDGLKPSRYPVEKLRERLAAARGGGAEALARAEIDLSDAFARYVRDMRKPGKVRMEYAERGLKPGKLGVETVLRAAALPKSLGDYMASMGWMSTHYVTIRKLLRQSADRGDSAELQRRIRLNLERARLLPSPAVRHIVVDAASARLWYYQAGKEQGSMKVVVGTNETRTPMMAGALNYAILNPYWNIPDYLVRDNIAPKVLAGRTFKSLNMEVLSDWSASAKKVDPATVDWHAIAAGKQLVRVRELPGPKNSMGKVKFVFPNDEGIYLHDTPNRDLFARADRHLSNGCIRLERAAELGKWLMGKPVATKSKQPEQAIALTVPVPVYLTYLTVAPSKKGVEVLDDVYGMD comes from the coding sequence TTGCCTGGCAAGAAAGGGGCCGCTCATAGCCTGGTCTATGGCGGCCTCTTCGCTCTCGCTTCCCTGGGATGGGCCGGACCGGCACTGGCGGCGGATGCCCCGGCCGGAACCGCCAATCCCGCTTCCGCGCCCGACGCCGCGATAGCCGCCCAACTGCGGGAACGGACCTCCGGCGCGCTGCGCAAGTTCTACGCGGGGCGGGACTATCGCCCGCTGTGGATCAGCCGGGGGAAGGTCGGCCCGGAAGCGCAGACGCTGCTCTCCTATCTGGAAAGCGCAAGGCTCGATGGCCTCAAGCCTTCGCGCTATCCGGTCGAGAAATTGCGCGAACGGCTGGCGGCAGCTCGGGGCGGCGGAGCCGAGGCGCTGGCCCGCGCGGAAATCGACCTGTCCGATGCCTTCGCCAGATATGTGCGCGACATGCGCAAGCCCGGCAAGGTGCGCATGGAATATGCCGAGCGCGGGCTGAAGCCCGGCAAGCTGGGCGTGGAAACGGTGCTGCGCGCCGCCGCCCTGCCGAAATCCCTTGGCGACTACATGGCTTCGATGGGCTGGATGAGCACCCATTACGTCACCATCCGCAAGCTGCTCAGGCAAAGCGCGGACCGGGGCGACAGCGCCGAGCTGCAGCGCAGGATCCGGCTCAATCTGGAACGGGCGCGGCTGCTTCCCTCGCCTGCGGTGCGTCATATCGTGGTCGACGCGGCCTCCGCCCGGCTCTGGTATTACCAGGCCGGCAAGGAGCAAGGCTCGATGAAGGTGGTGGTCGGCACGAACGAAACGCGGACCCCGATGATGGCGGGGGCGCTGAATTACGCGATCCTCAATCCCTACTGGAACATTCCGGATTACCTCGTGCGCGACAATATCGCGCCCAAGGTGCTGGCCGGGCGGACCTTCAAATCGCTGAACATGGAAGTGCTGTCGGACTGGAGCGCATCGGCGAAGAAGGTCGATCCCGCCACGGTGGACTGGCACGCGATCGCCGCCGGGAAGCAACTGGTGCGGGTGCGCGAGCTGCCCGGCCCGAAGAACTCGATGGGCAAGGTGAAATTCGTCTTCCCCAATGACGAGGGCATCTATCTGCATGATACGCCGAACAGGGATCTGTTCGCCAGGGCAGACCGGCACCTCAGCAATGGCTGCATCCGGCTGGAAAGGGCCGCGGAGCTGGGTAAGTGGCTGATGGGCAAGCCGGTCGCCACCAAATCCAAGCAGCCCGAGCAGGCCATTGCGCTGACGGTGCCGGTGCCGGTCTATCTCACCTATCTGACAGTCGCCCCGTCGAAGAAGGGCGTGGAGGTGCTGGACGACGTCTACGGCATGGATTGA
- a CDS encoding aspartate carbamoyltransferase catalytic subunit, whose product MTSERPSDPGRYPAGGLAFPHRGLLGIGELQTHEILFLLDEAEQWVEFNRQSAKHAGMLGGLTIINAFFENSTRTLLSFEIAGKRLGADVVNMHAATSSVKKGETLIDTAVTLNAMRADAIVIRHASSGAVALIADQVDCPVINAGDGSHEHPTQALLDALTLRHALRERGREEFNGLVVTICGDILHSRVARSNILCLTALGAQVRVCAPPALMPAAVEEMGARPYTDFDAALDGAEAVMMLRLQNERMDGQFIPSPREYRYLYGLTAERLARAGPDALVMHPGPMNRGVEIDSDVADLPGRSLITRQVEMGVAIRMACLEVLTRRARGVPGWAPDQGQLA is encoded by the coding sequence ATGACATCCGAACGACCATCCGACCCGGGCCGCTATCCTGCAGGCGGGCTGGCCTTCCCGCATCGCGGGCTATTGGGCATCGGCGAACTCCAGACCCATGAAATCCTGTTCCTGCTGGATGAAGCGGAGCAATGGGTGGAGTTCAATCGCCAATCCGCCAAACATGCCGGGATGCTGGGCGGGCTGACCATCATCAACGCCTTCTTCGAAAACTCCACCCGCACGCTGCTCAGCTTCGAGATCGCGGGCAAGCGGCTGGGTGCCGATGTGGTGAACATGCATGCCGCAACCTCGAGCGTGAAGAAGGGGGAAACCCTGATCGACACGGCGGTCACGCTCAATGCCATGCGCGCGGATGCGATCGTCATACGCCATGCCAGCTCGGGTGCGGTCGCGCTGATCGCGGATCAGGTCGATTGCCCGGTAATCAATGCGGGCGACGGCAGCCACGAACATCCCACCCAGGCCCTGCTGGATGCGCTGACCTTGCGCCATGCGCTGCGCGAGCGCGGCCGGGAGGAGTTCAATGGCCTGGTGGTGACGATCTGCGGCGACATCCTGCACAGCCGGGTCGCGCGCTCCAACATATTGTGTTTGACCGCGCTGGGGGCGCAGGTGCGCGTATGCGCTCCGCCCGCCCTGATGCCGGCCGCGGTGGAGGAGATGGGGGCGAGGCCCTATACCGATTTCGATGCCGCGCTGGACGGGGCCGAGGCCGTGATGATGCTGCGCTTGCAGAATGAGCGGATGGACGGCCAGTTCATCCCGTCCCCGCGCGAATACCGCTATCTCTACGGGCTGACGGCGGAGCGGCTCGCCCGCGCCGGGCCGGATGCGCTGGTCATGCATCCGGGGCCGATGAATCGCGGTGTGGAGATCGACAGCGACGTGGCGGACCTGCCGGGGCGCAGCCTTATCACGCGGCAGGTCGAGATGGGCGTCGCGATCCGCATGGCCTGCCTCGAAGTGCTCACCCGAAGGGCGCGGGGCGTCCCCGGCTGGGCACCCGACCAAGGGCAGCTGGCATGA
- a CDS encoding SPOR domain-containing protein, whose protein sequence is MRFGHGLSLLAAVSALALAGPVHADVKAGVDAWSAGDYATAVKEWREPAAKGDPDAQFNLAQAYRLGRGVAQDEAKARELYAAAAKSGHIEAGDHYGLMLFQAGRREEALPYVQAAAGRGDPRAQYLLGIAYFNGDFFEQDWVRAYALMTLAHSAGLPQAVPAMAQMDEFIPLAQRQEGAGLAATLKKDAEAARASQLAAADLGGPAVAAAAPAVTPPAATPPAATSRVPRPVETMSPAPSTASEPDGVARARIAVAEAVNATGAESPATAGADYARPATEPAKPAAAPQPPVPTPTPAPAKPAPKPDVAAKEPAAPKPPIAAKPAVPSPSASPVSTAAAAKPASGPWRLQLGAFSVPGNADKMWKQVSGRPELSGKTRAVTTSGRLTLLAAGGFTSQADANAACASLKRAGHSCLVTR, encoded by the coding sequence ATGAGGTTCGGTCACGGATTATCGCTGCTGGCGGCGGTTTCTGCGTTGGCACTGGCCGGGCCGGTCCATGCGGATGTGAAAGCGGGCGTCGATGCGTGGAGCGCGGGGGATTACGCCACGGCCGTGAAGGAGTGGCGGGAGCCGGCCGCCAAGGGCGATCCCGACGCGCAGTTCAATCTCGCCCAGGCCTATCGTCTCGGTCGCGGCGTGGCGCAGGACGAAGCCAAGGCGCGCGAGCTTTACGCGGCGGCGGCCAAAAGCGGCCATATCGAAGCGGGCGATCACTACGGTCTGATGCTGTTCCAGGCGGGCCGCAGGGAAGAGGCGCTGCCTTATGTGCAGGCGGCGGCCGGGCGGGGCGATCCGCGTGCGCAATATCTGCTCGGCATCGCCTATTTCAACGGGGATTTCTTCGAGCAGGACTGGGTCCGGGCCTATGCGCTGATGACGCTCGCCCATTCCGCCGGGCTGCCCCAGGCCGTGCCTGCGATGGCGCAGATGGACGAGTTCATCCCGCTTGCGCAGCGGCAGGAAGGAGCCGGGCTGGCCGCGACCTTGAAGAAGGATGCCGAAGCCGCGCGCGCCAGCCAGCTTGCCGCGGCCGATCTCGGCGGCCCCGCTGTGGCGGCGGCGGCACCCGCCGTAACGCCCCCTGCGGCAACGCCCCCCGCCGCAACATCCAGAGTGCCGCGCCCGGTGGAAACCATGTCTCCCGCGCCGTCCACCGCTTCCGAGCCCGACGGCGTAGCCAGGGCCAGGATCGCGGTGGCGGAGGCGGTCAACGCCACCGGCGCGGAAAGTCCGGCCACGGCCGGAGCGGATTACGCGCGGCCGGCGACCGAGCCTGCAAAGCCCGCAGCCGCGCCGCAGCCGCCGGTCCCAACCCCAACTCCTGCACCCGCGAAACCGGCCCCGAAACCAGACGTTGCAGCCAAGGAACCCGCCGCGCCCAAGCCACCCATTGCGGCGAAGCCTGCCGTTCCGTCGCCTTCGGCATCCCCCGTTTCCACGGCGGCAGCGGCCAAGCCGGCGTCCGGCCCGTGGCGGCTCCAGCTTGGCGCTTTCTCCGTACCCGGCAATGCGGACAAGATGTGGAAGCAGGTTTCGGGCCGTCCCGAACTGTCCGGCAAGACCAGGGCCGTAACCACGTCCGGGCGCCTGACCCTGCTCGCCGCCGGAGGGTTTACCAGCCAGGCCGACGCCAATGCCGCCTGCGCTTCTCTCAAGCGTGCCGGGCATAGCTGCCTTGTGACTCGCTGA
- a CDS encoding DUF418 domain-containing protein, producing MTEPNPAPRQAGRIVTLDFIRGVAVLGILFANIVAFSQPMQAYYWPVAMQPPMSRADEAVWLAQYLLVDGKMRGLFSLLFGAGMVLFVDRQGARLQLRRLFWLALFGLAHYFLLFRGDILFTYAFCGLFALVAVRLDALRQLTLGLALYVLGGLWISLMYMPQLAIEDAALAKCPGNVQCVLTEEDRAYWSAVDAQVEEARRESEVMRGGFAGIVAYNVREHGWEAVDGASLALLETLPLMLIGMGLMRAGFFQRIPPGRRLLGWGLGGIAAGIVLTLPLALWVAGAGHPFYRSGFAFLGPAQLTRLPMILGLAACLVWLAPRLAGGWLEGRLAAAGRMAFSNYLGMSLLMAFLFQGWGLGRFGTLDRIDMLQPVLGGWILMLAWSKPWLGRFRYGPLEWLWRCLTYGRWFPLRR from the coding sequence GTGACCGAACCGAACCCGGCCCCGCGGCAAGCGGGTCGCATCGTTACGCTGGATTTCATTCGCGGCGTGGCGGTGCTCGGCATATTGTTCGCGAACATCGTCGCTTTCAGCCAGCCGATGCAGGCCTATTACTGGCCAGTCGCCATGCAGCCGCCGATGAGCCGGGCGGACGAGGCCGTCTGGCTCGCGCAATATCTGCTTGTCGACGGCAAGATGCGGGGCCTGTTCAGCCTGCTGTTCGGGGCCGGAATGGTGCTGTTCGTGGACAGGCAGGGCGCGCGGCTGCAATTGCGGCGGCTGTTCTGGCTCGCCTTGTTCGGATTGGCGCATTATTTCCTGCTGTTTCGCGGCGACATCCTGTTCACCTATGCCTTTTGCGGCCTGTTCGCCCTGGTCGCGGTGCGGCTCGACGCATTGCGGCAACTGACGCTCGGGCTTGCGCTCTACGTGCTGGGCGGGTTGTGGATCAGCCTCATGTATATGCCGCAATTGGCCATCGAGGATGCGGCGCTCGCCAAGTGCCCCGGCAATGTCCAGTGCGTGCTGACCGAGGAGGACCGGGCCTATTGGTCCGCGGTCGATGCGCAGGTCGAGGAGGCGCGCCGGGAAAGCGAAGTGATGCGAGGCGGCTTTGCCGGCATCGTCGCCTATAATGTGCGGGAGCATGGCTGGGAGGCGGTGGATGGCGCGAGCCTCGCCCTGCTCGAGACGCTGCCGCTGATGCTGATCGGCATGGGCCTGATGCGGGCGGGCTTCTTCCAGCGCATCCCGCCAGGGCGCCGCTTGCTGGGTTGGGGGCTGGGGGGAATCGCCGCCGGGATAGTCCTCACCCTGCCGCTTGCGCTGTGGGTCGCGGGGGCGGGGCATCCCTTCTACCGCAGCGGTTTCGCCTTTCTCGGCCCGGCGCAATTGACGCGGCTTCCGATGATCCTGGGGCTTGCGGCCTGTCTCGTCTGGCTTGCCCCGCGCCTTGCCGGGGGATGGCTGGAGGGCAGGCTGGCGGCCGCCGGCCGCATGGCGTTCAGCAATTACCTCGGGATGTCGCTGCTGATGGCCTTCCTGTTCCAGGGCTGGGGCCTCGGCCGATTCGGCACGCTGGACCGGATCGACATGCTCCAGCCGGTGCTCGGCGGGTGGATACTCATGCTGGCCTGGTCGAAACCCTGGCTCGGCCGGTTTCGCTATGGCCCGCTGGAATGGCTGTGGCGTTGCCTGACCTATGGGCGGTGGTTTCCCCTGCGCCGATAG
- a CDS encoding ferredoxin, with amino-acid sequence MYICICNAVRETEFRNCARRVSGCAETVLNALGKQPQCGQCLCEAEEILNEERECVAA; translated from the coding sequence GTGTATATCTGCATTTGCAATGCCGTTCGTGAGACAGAATTCCGCAATTGCGCCCGCCGTGTCTCCGGCTGCGCGGAGACTGTCCTGAACGCACTGGGCAAGCAGCCGCAATGCGGGCAATGCCTGTGCGAGGCGGAGGAAATCCTCAACGAGGAGCGGGAGTGCGTGGCCGCTTAA
- a CDS encoding dihydroorotase: MKQQRPIIITGGRLVCPDGVREGSVRLVDGRIAAVGDCTAEPGDELVDAGGKLVTPGLVDLGVFAVDKPAFHFGGITRAALMPDQSPPLDHPARVRFLAYSGKPDLWVHPLAAATRGLQGKELAELALMRDAGARGIATGRRWIEDSGVMLRLLRYAAMLDMVVVTHAEDASLVGGAVATAGYMATRLGLAAAPAEAEALAVARDIALAEMAGARLHFRQVTTRSALDLVRAAKKRGVAVTAGVTPAHFMLSDLAIANFRTFARLSPPLREEADRKAVLEAIADGTIDVVASGHDPRGPEDKRLPFADAEPGMAGAETLLAMLLSLVRDGVIQLADVFRLAARTPAALLGVDAGELARGAQADIAIVDPDRPWIISSDRMAASAGNTPFDRQPAQGRVVTLYKGGVRVGQ, from the coding sequence ATGAAGCAGCAGCGGCCCATCATCATCACCGGCGGCCGTCTGGTATGCCCGGACGGCGTGCGCGAAGGATCGGTCCGCCTGGTCGACGGGCGGATTGCCGCAGTCGGCGATTGCACGGCGGAACCGGGTGACGAACTGGTCGATGCCGGCGGCAAGCTGGTCACGCCCGGGCTGGTCGATCTGGGGGTTTTCGCGGTGGACAAGCCCGCCTTCCATTTCGGCGGCATTACCCGCGCGGCGCTGATGCCTGACCAGTCGCCGCCGCTGGACCATCCGGCGCGCGTCCGTTTCCTGGCCTACAGCGGCAAGCCGGATCTGTGGGTTCACCCCCTGGCCGCGGCGACGCGGGGGCTGCAGGGCAAGGAATTGGCGGAACTCGCGCTGATGCGCGATGCCGGCGCCCGGGGCATCGCGACCGGGCGGCGCTGGATCGAAGATAGCGGCGTGATGCTCCGCCTGCTGCGCTATGCGGCGATGCTGGACATGGTGGTTGTCACCCATGCCGAGGATGCCTCGCTGGTGGGCGGTGCAGTGGCCACAGCAGGCTATATGGCGACCCGGCTCGGCCTTGCCGCCGCGCCGGCCGAGGCGGAAGCGCTGGCGGTCGCGCGCGACATCGCGCTGGCCGAAATGGCAGGTGCGCGCCTGCATTTCCGGCAAGTGACCACACGCTCCGCGCTTGATCTGGTGCGCGCCGCGAAAAAACGCGGGGTCGCGGTCACCGCAGGGGTGACGCCCGCCCATTTCATGCTGTCCGATCTCGCCATCGCGAATTTCCGGACCTTCGCGCGGCTTTCACCGCCCTTGCGGGAAGAAGCGGATCGCAAGGCGGTTCTGGAAGCCATCGCGGATGGGACGATCGATGTCGTGGCTTCAGGCCATGATCCGCGCGGCCCGGAGGACAAGCGGCTGCCGTTCGCCGATGCGGAACCGGGCATGGCCGGGGCGGAAACCCTGCTGGCGATGCTGCTCTCGCTGGTGCGCGACGGCGTTATCCAGCTGGCCGACGTGTTCCGCCTCGCGGCGCGGACCCCGGCCGCGCTGCTCGGGGTCGATGCGGGCGAGCTGGCCCGGGGCGCGCAGGCGGATATCGCGATCGTCGATCCGGACCGGCCGTGGATCATCAGTTCCGACAGGATGGCGGCCAGCGCCGGAAACACGCCGTTCGACCGCCAGCCCGCGCAGGGGCGCGTCGTCACGCTCTACAAGGGCGGGGTGCGGGTCGGCCAGTAG
- a CDS encoding SPOR domain-containing protein produces the protein MNRDPNRTRLLGLAVTTALATAALAGCTTPGGVRADASATKAERALAKSKTGKAVATAERSVMADPHNAAHRAALGSAYLNDGRFQSAAASFNDAIALGDTGPRTALSLALANIGSGNFRDALAVLDETRDEIAPGDLGLAYALAGQPERGIHILESALRGGENTSKIRQNLAYSYALAGRWREARVMASQDVPADQINDRIGEWAETASPLAFQQRIATLLDVPAGRADPGQPAALALGNTPTVEQLAAEAASSRPATPARTEASGELPPLTATTTAPEPVELARYEAPVRSQPQNFEAAVATDAIAAPAGATPAAVIADSVRFVSSPAVQAIPERVGIKPRQKAVVAPKPGTGKHLVQLGSFTSEDGARRAVGVFGKRYSGLGNHPMKITRAVVNGRNYWRVSATGFAQTEARSLCNTVKQRGGGCISYHMGSPLPGALN, from the coding sequence ATGAACCGTGATCCGAACCGCACCAGGCTTCTCGGCCTTGCCGTTACCACCGCCTTGGCCACCGCCGCACTGGCGGGCTGCACCACGCCCGGCGGCGTCCGGGCGGATGCATCCGCGACCAAGGCGGAACGGGCGCTTGCCAAGAGCAAGACCGGCAAGGCGGTCGCCACGGCGGAACGTTCGGTGATGGCCGATCCGCATAACGCTGCCCACCGCGCCGCGCTGGGCAGCGCCTATCTCAACGACGGCCGGTTCCAGTCCGCGGCCGCGTCGTTCAACGATGCGATCGCGCTGGGCGATACCGGGCCGCGCACCGCGCTGAGCCTGGCTCTCGCCAATATCGGATCGGGCAATTTCAGGGATGCGCTGGCCGTGCTCGACGAAACGCGCGACGAGATCGCCCCCGGCGACCTTGGCCTCGCCTATGCGCTGGCCGGGCAGCCGGAACGCGGCATCCATATCCTCGAAAGCGCTCTGCGCGGGGGTGAGAATACATCGAAGATTCGTCAGAATCTCGCCTATTCCTATGCGCTGGCGGGGCGCTGGCGCGAAGCGCGCGTGATGGCGTCGCAGGATGTTCCCGCCGACCAGATCAACGATCGCATCGGCGAATGGGCCGAAACCGCAAGCCCGCTGGCCTTCCAGCAGCGCATCGCGACCTTGCTCGACGTGCCGGCGGGGCGGGCCGATCCTGGCCAGCCCGCCGCATTGGCGCTCGGCAACACGCCGACGGTGGAACAGCTTGCCGCCGAAGCCGCGAGCAGCCGCCCGGCCACACCGGCCCGGACCGAGGCAAGCGGCGAATTGCCGCCGCTAACCGCCACCACGACCGCGCCGGAGCCGGTCGAGCTTGCCCGCTATGAAGCGCCGGTCCGGAGCCAGCCGCAGAATTTCGAGGCCGCCGTGGCGACGGACGCGATTGCCGCTCCCGCTGGCGCGACCCCGGCCGCGGTGATCGCGGACAGCGTGCGCTTCGTATCCTCGCCAGCCGTGCAGGCGATTCCGGAGCGTGTCGGCATCAAGCCGCGCCAGAAGGCGGTCGTGGCCCCTAAGCCGGGCACCGGCAAGCATCTCGTGCAGTTGGGTTCCTTCACTTCGGAAGATGGCGCCCGCCGCGCAGTCGGCGTATTCGGCAAGCGCTATTCCGGCCTTGGGAACCATCCGATGAAGATCACGCGCGCGGTGGTCAATGGCAGGAACTACTGGCGGGTATCCGCCACCGGCTTCGCCCAGACGGAAGCCCGCAGCCTTTGCAACACTGTGAAACAGCGCGGCGGGGGATGCATTTCCTACCACATGGGCAGCCCGCTGCCCGGCGCACTCAACTGA
- a CDS encoding ParA family protein, producing the protein MRVLALASQKGGSGKTTLSGHLAVQAQRAGAGPVVLIDIDPQGSLADWWNEREAEYPAFAQTTVARLAGDLATLRQQGFRLAVIDTPPAITMAIQSVISVAELIVVPTRPSPHDLRAVGATVDLCERAGKPLIFVVNGATPKAKITSEAAVALSQHGTVAPVTLHHRTDYAASMIDGRTVMEVDPNGRSSKEIEALWNYMSDRLERNFRRTIFAAPGAMQMMPGAHRPAAGFGRRIAQS; encoded by the coding sequence TTGCGCGTTTTGGCTTTGGCTTCGCAAAAAGGGGGATCGGGCAAGACCACCCTCTCCGGCCATCTGGCCGTTCAGGCTCAACGGGCCGGGGCGGGCCCGGTCGTATTGATCGACATCGACCCGCAAGGCTCGCTTGCGGACTGGTGGAACGAGCGCGAGGCGGAATATCCCGCTTTCGCGCAGACCACCGTCGCGCGCCTCGCCGGCGACCTGGCCACCCTGCGGCAGCAGGGCTTCCGCCTGGCGGTGATCGACACCCCACCGGCGATCACCATGGCGATCCAGTCGGTGATCTCGGTCGCGGAACTGATCGTGGTGCCGACCCGCCCCTCGCCGCACGACCTGCGCGCGGTGGGCGCCACCGTCGATTTGTGCGAACGCGCGGGCAAGCCCCTGATCTTCGTCGTCAATGGAGCGACGCCCAAGGCCAAGATCACATCGGAAGCCGCCGTCGCCCTTTCCCAGCACGGCACCGTCGCTCCGGTCACGCTGCACCATCGCACCGACTATGCCGCCTCGATGATCGACGGGCGCACGGTGATGGAAGTGGACCCGAACGGCCGCTCGTCAAAGGAAATCGAAGCGCTCTGGAACTATATGTCGGACCGCCTCGAACGCAATTTCCGCCGGACCATCTTCGCCGCGCCGGGCGCCATGCAGATGATGCCCGGAGCCCATCGCCCTGCTGCGGGTTTCGGCCGCCGCATCGCCCAGTCCTGA
- the bfr gene encoding bacterioferritin: MKGDPQVIDYLNKALTNELTAINQYWLHYRTLHHWGVRKLAEYERHESIDEMKHADTLAERVLFLDGLPNFQAINRLKVGETVEEILKADLALEMEAIPLLRDAIQYCEQVRDYISREIFERILESEEEHVDFLETQFEMIERMGLQNYVQLQSEASGED, translated from the coding sequence ATGAAGGGCGACCCGCAGGTTATCGACTACCTGAACAAGGCGCTGACCAATGAGTTGACCGCGATCAACCAGTATTGGTTACATTACAGGACCTTGCACCATTGGGGCGTGCGCAAGCTCGCCGAGTATGAGCGGCACGAGTCCATCGACGAGATGAAACATGCGGACACGCTGGCCGAGCGTGTGCTGTTCCTTGATGGGTTGCCCAATTTCCAGGCGATCAATCGCCTGAAAGTCGGGGAAACGGTGGAGGAGATCCTCAAGGCCGATCTCGCTCTGGAGATGGAAGCGATTCCGCTGCTGCGCGATGCGATCCAGTATTGCGAGCAAGTGCGCGATTACATCAGCCGGGAAATTTTCGAGCGGATTCTGGAAAGCGAGGAGGAGCATGTCGATTTCCTCGAAACCCAGTTCGAGATGATCGAGCGGATGGGCTTGCAGAACTACGTCCAGTTGCAGAGCGAGGCTTCGGGAGAGGATTGA